One genomic segment of Sorghum bicolor cultivar BTx623 unplaced genomic scaffold, Sorghum_bicolor_NCBIv3 super_541, whole genome shotgun sequence includes these proteins:
- the LOC8155608 gene encoding 60S ribosomal protein L7-3, translating to MSAAEAKAAVVPESVLRKRKREEQWAADKKEKALADRKKALESRKIIFSRAKQYAQEYDAQEKELVQLKREARLKGGFYVSPEAKLLFVVRIRGINAMHPKTRKILQLLRLRQIFNGVFLKVNKATINMLRRVEPYVAYGYPNLKSVRELIYKRGYGKLNKQRIPLSNNNVIEEGLGKHNIICIEDLVHEIMTVGPHFKEANNFLWPFKLKAPLGGLKKKRNHYVEGGDAGNRENYINELIKRMN from the exons ATGTCGGCGGCGGAGGCGAAGGCGGCGGTGGTCCCGGAGTCTGTGCTGCGGAAGCGCAAGCGGGAGGAGCAGTGGGCAGcggacaagaaggagaaggcgctCGCGGACAGGAAGAAGGCGCTCGAGAGCCGCAAGATCATCTTCTCCCGCGCCAAGCAGTACGCCCAGGAGTACGACGCCCAG GAGAAGGAGCTTGTGCAGCTCAAGCGTGAGGCCCGGCTGAAGGGTGGGTTCTATGTAAGCCCAGAGGCCAAGCTTCTGTTTGTGGTCCGCATCCGTGG TATCAATGCCATGCACCCCAAGACCCGCAAGATCTTGCAGCTCCTGCGTTTGAGGCAGATCTTCAATGGTGTCTTCCTCAAGGTTAACAAGGCAACCATTAACATGCTGCGCAGGGTGGAGCCATATGTTGCGTATGG ATACCCGAACCTGAAGAGTGTTAGGGAGTTGATCTACAAGAGAGGTTATGGGAAGCTGAACAAGCAGAGGATTCCACTTAGCAACAACAATGTCATCGAGGAG GGCCTTGGGAAGCACAATATCATCTGCATTGAGGACCTTGTGCATGAGATCATGACAGTTGGCCCACACTTCAAGGAGGCCAACAACTTCCTCTGGCCATTTAAGCTGAAGGCGCCCCTGGGTGGCCTCAAGAAGAAGAGGAACCACTATGTGGAGGGTGGTGATGCCGGCAACCGTGAGAACTACATCAATGAGCTCATCAAGAGGATGAACTAG